The following proteins are encoded in a genomic region of Natrinema sp. DC36:
- a CDS encoding histidine kinase N-terminal 7TM domain-containing protein has product MIPGAEIGYVQPIYAIVTLNSVILAGVLWRYRGHTGVTPLLGNVLCAGMWAGSLLALTVIDSGPLALAFLGLLFLGVGFSSMTLLVFTLEYTGRERFVRPSVLAALSIEPVLVVLFAVVNPGNLFFTLSGDAVEWGIAFWIHVVYAYAILAITTALIFDLLYRSRSLYRGQSAALLVGTIAAWIANVVYIAGPIEFDTSPIGFLVAGILYGVAIVRYRLTDIVPIARDRVLETVSDGIFVVNDEDRLIDINPEGRGILRIVGVDEGEQLIGRPFPSLVDGTAFLDQYGEITSRDEETTVEVSTAANHFQVIATPIDDGRDRHVGWLLIAHDVTQRKRHEERLEQQNERLKRFADIVSHDLRNPLNVADGYLGLAREADDPAPYFDEIERSHDRMETIIEDVLALARNGADVTDPKPVSLADLAEQAWESVDTGDASLSVTSDTTILADAKRVTRLLENLFRNSVEHGTPDGTDDGADPIGSSLEVEVAPIAADDGGGSMGFSVADDGRGLPDGGEDVFEDGYTTDAEGTGFGLSIVRGIAAAHGWTVTAGESERGGARFEFTGVDSDGASESGADDSLGTPGSPARASDG; this is encoded by the coding sequence ATGATCCCCGGCGCAGAGATCGGTTATGTACAGCCGATCTACGCGATCGTGACGCTCAACAGCGTGATACTCGCCGGGGTGTTGTGGCGCTATCGCGGCCACACGGGGGTGACCCCGCTACTTGGGAACGTCCTCTGTGCGGGGATGTGGGCTGGGTCGTTGCTCGCACTGACGGTCATCGACAGCGGTCCGCTTGCCCTCGCGTTTCTGGGATTGCTGTTTCTCGGCGTCGGGTTCTCGTCGATGACGCTGCTGGTCTTCACGCTCGAGTACACTGGCCGAGAACGGTTCGTCCGACCGTCGGTCCTCGCCGCGCTTTCCATCGAGCCGGTCCTCGTCGTTCTCTTCGCGGTCGTCAACCCCGGGAACCTCTTTTTCACGCTGTCGGGGGACGCTGTCGAATGGGGGATCGCGTTTTGGATCCACGTTGTCTACGCCTACGCGATCCTGGCCATCACTACGGCACTGATCTTCGACCTGCTCTACCGCTCGCGATCGCTCTACCGCGGGCAGAGCGCCGCACTGCTCGTCGGGACGATCGCCGCCTGGATCGCCAACGTCGTCTATATCGCCGGTCCGATCGAGTTCGATACGTCGCCGATCGGCTTCCTCGTGGCTGGAATTTTGTACGGTGTCGCGATCGTTCGCTACCGGCTGACCGACATCGTCCCGATCGCGCGCGACCGCGTCCTCGAGACCGTTTCCGACGGCATTTTCGTCGTTAACGACGAGGATCGACTTATCGACATCAATCCGGAGGGACGCGGGATCCTGCGGATCGTCGGTGTCGACGAGGGGGAGCAGCTCATCGGACGCCCGTTCCCGTCACTGGTCGACGGGACGGCGTTTCTGGATCAGTACGGAGAGATAACGAGTCGGGACGAGGAGACCACCGTCGAGGTTTCGACCGCGGCGAATCACTTTCAGGTGATCGCGACCCCGATCGACGACGGTCGCGATCGCCACGTCGGCTGGCTGTTGATCGCCCACGACGTCACCCAACGAAAACGTCACGAGGAGCGCCTCGAGCAGCAAAACGAACGACTCAAGCGGTTCGCGGATATCGTCTCACACGACCTGCGAAACCCGCTGAACGTCGCCGACGGCTACCTCGGTCTCGCTCGCGAGGCCGACGATCCGGCCCCGTATTTCGACGAGATCGAGCGATCACACGACCGAATGGAGACGATCATCGAGGACGTGCTCGCGCTGGCCCGCAACGGAGCGGACGTCACCGATCCGAAACCGGTCTCACTCGCCGATCTCGCCGAGCAAGCCTGGGAGAGCGTCGACACCGGCGATGCCTCCCTCTCCGTGACGTCCGATACGACGATTCTCGCCGATGCGAAGCGGGTGACACGCCTGCTCGAGAATCTGTTTCGGAACAGCGTCGAGCACGGGACACCGGACGGAACGGACGACGGCGCGGACCCGATCGGTTCGTCGCTCGAGGTCGAGGTGGCCCCCATCGCCGCGGACGATGGCGGAGGATCGATGGGGTTCTCCGTTGCCGACGACGGTCGGGGACTGCCCGATGGGGGCGAAGACGTCTTCGAGGACGGCTACACGACCGATGCGGAGGGAACCGGATTCGGCCTGAGCATCGTTCGGGGAATCGCGGCCGCTCACGGCTGGACCGTCACTGCCGGTGAGAGCGAGCGCGGTGGTGCCAGGTTCGAGTTCACCGGTGTCGATTCCGACGGTGCCAGCGAGTCCGGCGCGGACGATTCGCTCGGGACACCCGGGTCTCCCGCGCGAGCGTCCGACGGATAG
- a CDS encoding histidine kinase N-terminal 7TM domain-containing protein: protein MADLLSITQMIYVLATLTAVVASAFLWQYRNRTGALTLLSLLGGLAIWNGSVSIVLFTESVTVASLSLRTVSVGIALVSLMKLVFVLEYTGRERLLRPRIVGALAIPSVALVVFAYTNPGNLLYTTLEPATAGPIAITYEFGPAVVLYLGYAYAVNAVTTAMILGFLYRSRAVYRGQSLVLLGAAVAPWLAHVTYALDLVPIDPTPIGGITSGILFTVAVVRYRLLDLMPVARDRVFDSVTDAIFVIDDTDRLIDINPEGRRLLDRVGDDTASPIGRPFPSVFAGTDFSDRYETLTDGGEGTAARATIDSSHFLLTVTPIDDDRNRHVGWLLIARDITDRTNRESKLEESNARLEQFANVVSHDLRNPLTVARGYLELASETDDNDGYFDEIERSHERMETIIEDVLTLAREGAAVTDPEPVALNTIAETAWDGVDTGSASLAIDADVSIFADRTRLTRLLENLFRNSIDHGTESADGPGLEIRVGTIDDSADGSFDGFYVEDDGIGIPACRRERVFEGGYTTDEEGTGFGLSIVDRISTAHGWTSGSTESETGGARFEFRGVDSVPDSSPGDSASVADIEAESRRD, encoded by the coding sequence ATGGCGGATCTCCTGTCGATCACTCAGATGATCTACGTGCTCGCCACGCTCACGGCCGTCGTGGCGAGCGCCTTCCTCTGGCAGTATCGGAACCGAACCGGCGCGCTGACGCTCCTGTCGCTGCTGGGCGGGCTTGCGATCTGGAACGGGTCGGTTTCGATCGTTCTCTTCACCGAAAGCGTCACAGTCGCTTCGCTCTCGCTCCGAACGGTGTCGGTCGGTATCGCGCTCGTCTCGCTAATGAAACTCGTGTTCGTCCTCGAGTACACCGGGCGGGAACGCTTGCTTCGGCCGCGAATCGTCGGCGCGCTCGCGATTCCGTCGGTGGCTCTCGTGGTCTTCGCGTACACTAACCCAGGCAATCTCCTGTATACGACGCTGGAGCCGGCCACGGCGGGACCGATAGCGATCACTTACGAGTTCGGCCCCGCAGTCGTGCTCTACCTCGGGTACGCGTACGCAGTGAACGCCGTCACTACCGCGATGATCCTCGGGTTTCTGTATCGATCGCGGGCGGTATATCGCGGCCAGAGTCTCGTCCTGCTCGGTGCGGCGGTGGCACCATGGCTTGCACACGTGACCTACGCACTCGACCTCGTCCCGATCGATCCGACGCCGATCGGTGGTATCACGTCGGGCATCCTGTTTACGGTCGCCGTCGTTCGGTACCGACTGTTGGACCTCATGCCCGTCGCCCGAGATCGAGTGTTCGACAGCGTCACCGACGCTATCTTCGTCATCGACGATACCGATCGCCTCATCGATATCAACCCCGAAGGCCGCCGGCTGCTCGATCGCGTCGGTGACGATACCGCTTCTCCCATCGGTCGACCGTTTCCATCGGTGTTCGCCGGAACGGACTTCAGTGACCGGTACGAGACCCTCACCGACGGCGGGGAAGGGACGGCCGCACGGGCGACGATCGACTCGTCCCATTTCCTGTTGACGGTGACGCCGATCGACGACGACCGAAATCGACACGTCGGCTGGCTGCTGATCGCCCGCGACATCACCGACCGTACCAACCGCGAATCGAAACTCGAGGAATCGAACGCGCGTCTCGAGCAGTTCGCCAACGTCGTCTCGCACGATCTCCGGAACCCGCTAACCGTCGCCAGGGGCTATCTCGAACTCGCGTCCGAAACGGACGACAACGATGGGTATTTCGACGAAATCGAACGCTCTCACGAGCGGATGGAAACGATTATCGAGGACGTCCTCACGCTCGCCCGTGAGGGGGCGGCCGTCACCGACCCGGAGCCCGTTGCGCTCAACACGATCGCCGAAACGGCCTGGGACGGCGTCGATACCGGATCGGCATCGCTCGCCATCGACGCGGACGTCTCGATCTTCGCGGACCGGACGCGGTTGACGCGGTTGCTCGAGAACCTGTTTCGCAATTCGATCGACCACGGGACGGAGAGCGCGGACGGTCCCGGCCTCGAGATTCGAGTGGGAACGATCGACGACTCCGCGGACGGCTCTTTCGACGGGTTTTACGTCGAGGATGACGGCATCGGTATTCCGGCCTGCCGACGGGAGAGAGTCTTCGAAGGCGGGTACACGACGGACGAGGAGGGGACGGGGTTCGGGCTTTCGATCGTCGACCGAATTTCGACGGCCCACGGCTGGACGAGCGGTAGTACCGAAAGCGAGACCGGCGGTGCCAGATTCGAATTCCGTGGGGTCGATTCGGTCCCCGATTCGAGCCCGGGGGATTCCGCTTCCGTGGCCGATATCGAGGCCGAATCTCGACGGGACTGA
- a CDS encoding UbiA family prenyltransferase has protein sequence MSSITAVLRFLVHSNLFISLATVSVAVTTLLLADLPLEPLPLFIVFAATMFVYTVNRFTDLEEDEQNVPQRAAFTKRYGRLWLTAGIALYVAAIGIAVALGLSGAAYLFLPLAVALIYSLGGVKRTFLVKNLVVGLAWGAIPLGVGYYYDQLGSLEILFLFAYVTVMITIAAVIFDVKDIEGDREEDIPTVPNLFGPRATRAGSLVATVAVAAAVVALAATGTIPREFLVVLAMNAYVCAYVPFATPDRGPLYYGLVVDGEHVFLAAVVCALEWLI, from the coding sequence CTGTCGTCGATAACGGCCGTACTGCGGTTTCTGGTTCACAGCAACCTCTTTATCTCGCTGGCGACGGTCAGCGTGGCCGTCACGACGCTACTCCTCGCTGACCTCCCCCTCGAGCCCCTGCCGCTGTTCATCGTCTTCGCGGCGACGATGTTCGTCTACACCGTCAATCGGTTCACCGATCTCGAGGAAGACGAGCAGAACGTCCCACAACGCGCGGCGTTTACGAAGCGGTACGGCCGCCTCTGGCTGACGGCGGGAATCGCCCTCTACGTCGCCGCGATCGGGATCGCCGTCGCGCTCGGTCTCTCGGGGGCCGCGTATCTGTTCCTCCCGCTCGCGGTCGCACTGATCTACTCCCTCGGCGGCGTCAAACGGACCTTCCTCGTGAAGAACCTCGTCGTCGGCCTCGCGTGGGGCGCGATCCCGCTCGGCGTCGGCTACTACTACGATCAGCTCGGCTCGCTCGAGATCCTGTTCCTGTTCGCGTACGTGACGGTCATGATCACCATCGCCGCGGTGATCTTCGACGTGAAGGATATCGAGGGCGACCGCGAGGAAGACATCCCGACGGTTCCGAACCTGTTCGGCCCGCGAGCGACGCGAGCGGGGTCACTGGTGGCGACGGTCGCCGTCGCCGCCGCGGTCGTCGCCCTCGCGGCGACGGGCACGATACCGCGCGAGTTCCTCGTCGTCCTCGCGATGAACGCCTACGTCTGCGCGTACGTGCCCTTCGCGACCCCCGACCGCGGCCCGCTCTACTACGGGCTCGTCGTCGACGGCGAACACGTCTTTCTGGCCGCCGTCGTGTGCGCGCTCGAGTGGCTGATCTGA
- the sucC gene encoding ADP-forming succinate--CoA ligase subunit beta has product MKLHEYQAKQVFADAGIPTPDSQLASDVDGVVAAAEEIGYPVAVKAQVQVGGRGKAGGIKLVDDADEAREAAESILGMDLKGYHVDRVLVEEAVDFTNELYVGITMDRGEGKPVAMVSTKGGVNIEEVAEEDPEAIAREHIDPSFGMHPYQARKAVYDAGVDQSVARDVSSVLTTLYQLWDDKDGADAEINPLMVTSDDEVIAADAVMNIDEDALFRQPELAEMEEAAAGGDELEQKADEYGFDYVRLDGNVGIIGNGAGLVMTTLDLVDHYGGEPANFLDVGGGAKAARIANALDMVFSDDNVDSVVFNIFGGITRGDEVARGINEALEQFDEIPKPVVVRLAGTNWEEGMEILNEDLVTVEQTLESAVQRAVEYAGEVNDQ; this is encoded by the coding sequence ATGAAATTACACGAGTACCAGGCGAAGCAGGTCTTCGCCGATGCCGGGATACCGACGCCGGACTCGCAGCTCGCGTCCGACGTCGACGGCGTCGTCGCCGCGGCCGAGGAGATCGGCTATCCAGTCGCGGTCAAGGCGCAGGTACAGGTCGGCGGTCGGGGGAAAGCCGGCGGGATCAAACTCGTCGATGACGCGGACGAGGCCCGCGAGGCGGCCGAGTCCATCCTCGGAATGGATCTGAAGGGGTATCACGTGGATCGCGTCCTCGTCGAGGAAGCGGTCGACTTTACGAACGAACTCTACGTGGGGATCACGATGGACCGCGGCGAGGGCAAACCCGTCGCGATGGTCTCGACCAAGGGCGGGGTCAACATCGAGGAGGTCGCCGAGGAGGATCCCGAGGCGATCGCCCGGGAGCACATCGATCCCTCCTTCGGGATGCACCCCTATCAGGCCCGCAAGGCCGTCTACGACGCCGGCGTCGATCAGTCCGTCGCGCGCGACGTCTCGAGCGTTCTCACGACCCTCTATCAGCTCTGGGACGACAAGGACGGCGCTGACGCCGAGATCAACCCGCTGATGGTCACCAGCGACGACGAGGTCATCGCGGCCGACGCCGTGATGAACATCGACGAGGACGCGCTGTTCCGTCAGCCCGAACTCGCCGAGATGGAGGAGGCGGCCGCCGGCGGCGACGAACTCGAGCAGAAGGCCGACGAGTACGGCTTCGACTACGTCCGCCTCGACGGCAACGTCGGCATCATCGGCAACGGTGCCGGACTCGTGATGACGACGCTGGATCTGGTCGACCACTACGGCGGCGAGCCCGCGAACTTCCTGGACGTCGGCGGCGGCGCGAAGGCCGCCCGCATTGCGAACGCGCTCGACATGGTGTTCTCCGACGACAACGTCGATTCGGTCGTCTTCAACATCTTCGGCGGGATCACGCGCGGCGACGAGGTCGCCCGCGGAATCAACGAGGCGCTCGAGCAGTTCGACGAGATTCCCAAGCCGGTCGTCGTTCGACTGGCCGGGACGAACTGGGAGGAAGGCATGGAGATTCTGAACGAGGACCTCGTGACGGTCGAACAGACCCTCGAGTCCGCGGTCCAGCGTGCTGTCGAGTACGCTGGGGAGGTGAACGACCAATGA
- the sucD gene encoding succinate--CoA ligase subunit alpha produces the protein MSVLVDDDTRVVVQGITGGEGKFHAEQMMEYGTNVVAGAVPGKGGQEAAGVPVYDTVHEAVDEENADTSVIFVPPAFAGDAVFESLDSGLDLAVAITEGIPTQDMARVNKRLSETDTRLIGPNCPGLITPGEAKLGILPGNIFSEGNVGLVSRSGTLTYQVVDSLTNRGIGQTTAIGIGGDPIIGTDFVDALELFEDDPETDAIVMCGEIGGEDEEEAAAFIDDYVDTPVAGFIAGRTAPPGKRMGHAGAIVSGSGTGTAESKISALNDAGVPVGDTPEEVADHIEGFLD, from the coding sequence ATGAGTGTACTAGTCGACGACGACACGCGCGTCGTGGTACAGGGCATCACCGGCGGGGAAGGCAAGTTCCACGCCGAACAGATGATGGAGTACGGCACCAACGTCGTCGCCGGCGCGGTCCCCGGCAAGGGCGGCCAGGAGGCCGCAGGCGTGCCGGTCTACGACACGGTCCACGAAGCGGTCGACGAGGAGAACGCGGACACGTCCGTCATCTTCGTCCCGCCGGCGTTCGCCGGCGACGCCGTCTTCGAATCGCTCGATTCGGGTCTCGACCTCGCGGTCGCGATCACGGAGGGCATCCCGACCCAGGACATGGCGCGAGTCAACAAGCGCCTCTCCGAGACCGACACGCGACTCATCGGCCCGAACTGTCCCGGCCTCATTACGCCCGGCGAGGCCAAACTCGGCATTCTCCCCGGGAACATCTTCTCCGAGGGGAACGTCGGGCTGGTCTCCCGTTCCGGGACGCTGACCTATCAGGTCGTCGACAGCCTGACTAACCGCGGCATCGGCCAGACGACGGCCATCGGTATCGGCGGCGACCCGATCATCGGCACCGACTTCGTCGACGCCCTCGAGCTGTTCGAGGACGACCCCGAGACCGACGCCATCGTCATGTGCGGCGAGATCGGCGGCGAGGACGAGGAGGAAGCTGCCGCGTTCATCGACGACTACGTCGACACGCCGGTCGCCGGCTTCATCGCCGGCCGCACCGCGCCGCCGGGCAAGCGGATGGGCCACGCCGGCGCGATCGTCTCCGGCTCCGGAACGGGGACCGCGGAAAGCAAGATCTCGGCGCTCAACGACGCCGGCGTTCCCGTCGGCGATACGCCCGAGGAAGTCGCCGACCACATCGAAGGCTTCCTCGACTAA
- a CDS encoding haloalkane dehalogenase: MVVRVPAERFEDVPNFDYEPQYVDVGELRMAYVETGGSADGDEAEETFLCLHGEPTWSFLYRKMMPTLAERGRVVVPDLIGCGRSDRYEDRDEYSVEMHYDALKTFVEELDLTNITLVCQDWGGVLGLPLATHEPERFARLVPMNTGVPNGSQEMSDRWHEFAEMVATAEDLDIGRLVRNGCYRDLSEDVVDAYRAPFPDERYMAAARTFPGLVPTSPDDPGAELFDETRERLGEWEKPAFVLFAKEDPITSHDRDPLRHHIPTATEQPDVWIDEAAHFLQEDAGEEIAEHIVDFVDRTPLSE, from the coding sequence ATGGTCGTTCGTGTACCAGCGGAGCGATTCGAGGACGTGCCGAATTTCGACTACGAACCGCAGTACGTCGACGTCGGCGAGTTACGGATGGCGTACGTGGAAACCGGCGGCAGTGCAGACGGAGACGAAGCCGAGGAAACCTTCCTCTGTCTGCACGGCGAGCCCACGTGGTCGTTCCTGTACCGGAAGATGATGCCCACGCTGGCCGAGCGCGGGCGCGTGGTCGTCCCCGATCTGATCGGTTGTGGACGCTCCGATCGGTACGAGGACCGCGACGAGTACTCCGTCGAGATGCATTACGACGCGCTGAAGACGTTCGTCGAGGAACTCGACCTGACGAACATCACGCTCGTCTGTCAGGACTGGGGTGGCGTCCTCGGTCTCCCGCTCGCGACCCACGAGCCCGAACGGTTCGCGCGTCTGGTGCCGATGAACACCGGCGTCCCGAACGGGTCACAGGAGATGAGCGACAGGTGGCACGAGTTCGCCGAGATGGTGGCGACCGCAGAGGACCTCGATATCGGGAGGCTCGTCCGGAACGGCTGTTACCGCGACCTCTCCGAGGACGTGGTCGACGCCTACCGCGCGCCGTTCCCCGACGAGCGGTACATGGCCGCCGCGCGGACGTTCCCCGGCCTCGTTCCCACGTCGCCCGACGACCCAGGCGCGGAACTGTTCGACGAAACCAGAGAGCGTCTCGGCGAGTGGGAGAAACCGGCGTTCGTGCTGTTCGCAAAGGAGGATCCGATCACGTCCCACGACCGCGATCCGCTTCGACACCACATTCCGACTGCGACCGAACAGCCCGATGTCTGGATCGACGAGGCGGCCCACTTCCTGCAAGAGGACGCCGGCGAGGAAATCGCCGAGCATATCGTCGACTTCGTCGACCGGACACCGCTATCCGAGTGA
- the bioB gene encoding biotin synthase BioB — MVYETGNETVDDALERVLAGEHLDRTDGLALIAQPVDALAEAGAAVRDHFGDGTVDACSIVNAKAGNCAEDCGFCAQSVHFDTGIDTYGFLGPEKILEAAKRAERDGAQRFGIVVAEKGVSKKHRPEEWAEVLESIRLVRDECDLEVDASLGILTEEEAAILAEEGINHYNHNIETSPNYFPEIVGSHSFDDRVETLEVAKAAGMDLCAGVILGMGETPTDRVEAAIALQDIGVSSLPVNVLNPVEGTPMAEQGGEITTEEIVKTVAVYKLLHPESRVRLTGGREVNLEPDEQHLPLEAGADGILTGDYLTTEGQSPGDDLEIIERAGLEPNRDTNDFDPEAVKARRSDSAESSTDTTASTGAEPSDD; from the coding sequence GTGGTTTACGAGACTGGAAACGAGACGGTCGACGACGCACTCGAGCGGGTGCTAGCCGGTGAACACCTCGACCGGACCGACGGGCTTGCGCTGATCGCCCAGCCGGTCGACGCGCTCGCGGAGGCCGGCGCGGCCGTGCGCGATCACTTCGGCGACGGCACGGTCGACGCCTGCTCGATCGTCAACGCGAAGGCGGGCAACTGCGCCGAGGATTGTGGCTTCTGCGCGCAGTCGGTCCACTTCGACACCGGCATCGACACCTACGGCTTCCTCGGCCCCGAGAAGATCCTCGAGGCGGCCAAACGAGCCGAACGCGACGGTGCTCAGCGCTTCGGAATCGTCGTCGCCGAGAAGGGCGTCTCGAAGAAACACCGCCCCGAAGAGTGGGCGGAGGTCCTCGAGTCGATCCGACTCGTCCGCGACGAGTGCGACCTCGAGGTCGACGCCTCGTTGGGCATTCTAACCGAGGAGGAGGCCGCGATTCTCGCCGAGGAAGGGATCAACCACTACAATCACAACATCGAGACCTCTCCGAACTACTTCCCCGAAATCGTTGGCTCCCACAGCTTCGATGATCGAGTCGAGACGCTCGAGGTCGCCAAGGCGGCCGGGATGGATCTCTGTGCCGGCGTCATCCTCGGGATGGGCGAGACGCCGACCGACCGGGTCGAAGCGGCTATCGCATTGCAGGACATCGGCGTCTCCTCGCTTCCGGTGAACGTATTGAACCCGGTCGAGGGGACGCCGATGGCCGAGCAGGGCGGCGAGATCACGACCGAGGAGATCGTCAAGACGGTCGCGGTCTACAAACTGCTCCACCCCGAGTCACGAGTCCGACTGACCGGCGGCCGCGAGGTCAACCTCGAGCCGGACGAACAGCACCTGCCCCTCGAGGCCGGCGCTGATGGCATCCTCACGGGCGACTACCTCACGACCGAGGGCCAATCGCCCGGCGACGACTTAGAGATCATCGAGCGCGCGGGCCTCGAGCCCAACCGGGACACGAACGACTTCGATCCGGAGGCGGTCAAGGCCCGACGGAGCGACTCCGCAGAGTCGTCGACCGATACGACGGCGAGTACGGGCGCGGAACCGAGCGACGACTGA
- a CDS encoding transcriptional regulator, translating into MNEITFAVLGTGGIGRRALEVSQHKDALTPVAACDRHGVAFDFDGLDVDELLAATEGNIDNEVATDGGAATAEGGVKQHGEDRGVVASSQARPSEDPIQEIIDHGDRIDAVLLALPNYEHDFIPRTADRFAEGGYSGVMIDVLKRSRVIDMLDDRSDEFAEASITFICGAGATPGLLTGAAALAAQSFVEVTDVDIHWGVGLKSGYEDNRGTVREDIAHLPEYDIETARNLSDEEIEAIIDDHDGVIEFEDMEHADDVLLERAGVCDAADVTVGGILDVRNDEKPTTTTVRVTGRTFDGETATNTFQLGDETSMEANVNGPALGYLKAGVRRNRAGEYGVFGPADLMPGF; encoded by the coding sequence ATGAACGAAATCACGTTTGCGGTACTCGGAACGGGTGGCATCGGCCGACGAGCACTCGAAGTGAGCCAGCACAAAGACGCGCTTACGCCCGTCGCGGCGTGTGACCGCCACGGCGTCGCATTCGACTTCGACGGCCTCGACGTCGACGAACTGCTGGCGGCGACGGAGGGCAATATTGACAACGAAGTCGCAACCGACGGTGGCGCAGCCACTGCCGAAGGCGGCGTCAAACAACACGGCGAGGACAGGGGTGTCGTCGCCTCGAGTCAGGCCCGGCCCAGCGAGGATCCGATTCAGGAGATCATCGATCACGGCGACCGGATCGACGCGGTCCTGCTCGCGCTACCGAACTACGAGCACGACTTCATCCCGCGGACGGCCGACCGCTTCGCCGAGGGCGGCTACTCCGGAGTCATGATCGACGTACTCAAGCGCTCGCGCGTGATCGATATGCTCGACGACCGCAGCGATGAGTTCGCCGAGGCCAGCATCACGTTCATCTGCGGTGCGGGCGCGACGCCCGGCCTCCTGACGGGTGCGGCCGCGCTCGCAGCCCAGTCGTTCGTCGAGGTCACGGATGTCGACATCCACTGGGGCGTCGGCCTCAAATCGGGCTACGAGGACAACCGCGGCACCGTCCGGGAAGACATCGCCCACCTCCCCGAGTACGATATCGAGACCGCACGGAACCTCTCCGACGAGGAGATCGAGGCGATCATCGACGACCACGACGGCGTCATCGAGTTCGAAGACATGGAACACGCCGACGACGTCCTGCTCGAGCGCGCCGGCGTCTGCGACGCCGCGGACGTCACCGTCGGCGGGATCCTCGACGTGCGAAACGACGAAAAGCCGACGACGACGACGGTCCGCGTGACCGGCCGAACTTTCGACGGCGAGACGGCGACCAACACGTTCCAGCTCGGCGATGAGACGAGCATGGAGGCCAACGTCAACGGACCCGCGCTGGGCTACCTCAAAGCCGGCGTCCGGCGGAACCGCGCCGGCGAGTACGGCGTCTTCGGTCCCGCCGACCTGATGCCGGGCTTCTGA
- a CDS encoding 8-amino-7-oxononanoate synthase — MADRGFDLEDRLETLEANDLKRALSPVDRVAERGYFAEPSGGELPVLEADEALVFASNNYLGLTDDQRVQDAARQAAATVGTGAGASRLVTGDTMVHRDLERLLAETKGTDRALAFSSGYAANVGTITALEPDVVFSDELNHASIIDACRLADAETVVYDHCDAESLRSMLEERADRATRDGREPADESWLILTDSVFSMDGTVAPLRAICDAAEAFGAWVMVDEAHATGLYADGGGVVQAEGLEDRVQIQMGTLSKALASQGGYVAGSAELIECLCNDARSFVFSTGLAPPAAAAASEALHVARHGDARERLWANVAHLRDGLESMGFAVRGDSQILPVAVGDRADAMALAEGIRERDVVAPAIRPPTVPEGTSRIRVAPMATHDRDDIIDCLEAFRAAGEEAGLL, encoded by the coding sequence ATGGCCGACCGCGGGTTCGACCTCGAGGACCGACTCGAGACGCTCGAGGCAAACGATTTGAAACGCGCCCTCTCGCCCGTCGATCGGGTCGCCGAGCGAGGCTACTTCGCCGAGCCCTCCGGCGGCGAGTTGCCCGTGCTCGAGGCGGATGAGGCGCTGGTCTTCGCCTCCAACAACTACCTCGGACTGACCGACGACCAGCGCGTCCAGGACGCGGCCCGACAGGCCGCCGCGACCGTCGGCACGGGTGCCGGCGCGAGCCGGCTCGTTACCGGCGACACGATGGTCCATCGCGATCTCGAGCGGTTGCTCGCCGAGACCAAAGGTACTGACCGCGCGCTCGCCTTTTCCTCGGGCTACGCCGCGAACGTCGGGACGATCACCGCGCTCGAGCCGGATGTCGTCTTCTCGGACGAGTTAAACCACGCGAGCATCATCGATGCCTGTCGGCTCGCGGACGCCGAGACGGTCGTCTACGACCACTGCGACGCCGAGAGCCTGCGATCCATGCTCGAGGAGCGAGCCGACCGAGCGACCCGTGACGGTCGCGAGCCGGCCGACGAATCGTGGCTGATCCTCACCGATTCCGTGTTCAGCATGGACGGCACCGTCGCACCGCTGCGGGCGATCTGTGACGCCGCCGAGGCGTTCGGCGCGTGGGTGATGGTCGACGAGGCCCACGCGACCGGGCTGTACGCGGACGGCGGTGGCGTCGTGCAGGCCGAAGGACTCGAGGACAGGGTCCAGATTCAGATGGGGACGCTCTCCAAGGCGCTGGCCAGCCAGGGCGGGTACGTCGCCGGTAGCGCGGAACTGATCGAGTGCCTGTGCAACGACGCGCGCTCGTTCGTTTTCTCGACCGGTCTCGCGCCGCCGGCCGCCGCGGCCGCGAGCGAGGCGCTGCACGTCGCTCGACACGGCGACGCGCGCGAGCGACTCTGGGCGAACGTCGCCCACCTTCGCGACGGCCTCGAGTCGATGGGGTTCGCAGTCCGAGGGGACTCCCAGATCCTCCCGGTGGCCGTCGGCGACCGCGCGGACGCGATGGCTCTCGCCGAGGGGATCCGCGAACGTGACGTCGTCGCGCCGGCCATCCGGCCGCCCACGGTCCCGGAGGGGACCAGTCGGATCCGCGTCGCCCCGATGGCGACCCACGACCGTGACGATATCATCGACTGCCTCGAGGCGTTCCGCGCGGCGGGCGAGGAGGCGGGGCTGCTGTGA